A genomic window from Ursus arctos isolate Adak ecotype North America unplaced genomic scaffold, UrsArc2.0 scaffold_25, whole genome shotgun sequence includes:
- the CHGA gene encoding chromogranin-A translates to MRSAAVLALLFCAGQVIALPVNSPMNKGDTEVMKCIVEVISDTLSKPSPMPVSQECFETLRGDERILSILRHQNLLKELQDLALQGAKERAHQKKHSSFEDGLSEALEKQNDQAELKEATEQASSKEAAEERGDSKETENGGDTDAARPQASPEPGQGSKVEEDSQALGGQEAANTDPPDNLPNQKHPGPQAEEDSESLSQGLVDRQKGLGAEQGQQAKRDEEEEEEEDAEVGEKAVPGEESPTEAFNPHPSLGYKEIRRGETAPGWSKALAVDGARKTGAEEAQPPEGKGEREQSRQEEEEPAEAPRGLSRGRKNRELEQEQEEEQLSKEWEEAKRWSRMDRLAKELTAKKRLEGEDEDDDPDRSMKLSFRARAYDFRGPGLQLHRGWRPSSREDSVEAGLPLQVRSYPEEKKEEEGSANRRPEDQELESLLAIEAELEKVAHQLQALQRG, encoded by the exons ATGCGCTCCGCCGCTGTTCTGGCGCTTCTGTTCTGCGCCGGGCAAG tcatTGCCCTTCCTGTGAACAGCCCTATGAATAAAGGGGACACTGAG GTGATGAAGTGCATCGTTGAGGTCATCTCCGACACGCTCTCCAAGCCCAGCCCCATGCCTGTCAGCCAGGAGTGTTTCGAGACACTCCGAGGAG ATGAGCGGATCCTCTCAATCCTGCGACATCAGAATTTGCTGAAAGAGCTCCAAGACCTTGCTCTCCAAG GTGCCAAGGAGAGGGCACATCAGAAGAAACACAGCAGTTTTGAGGATGGACTCTCAGAGGCCCTTGAGAAGCAGAATGACCAGGCCGAGCTGAAAG AGGCGACGGAACAGGCGTCCTCCAAGGAGGCTGCGGAGGAAAGAGGGGATTCTAAAGAGACAGAGAATGGCGGAGACACAGATGCAGCCAGGCCCCAGGCCTCCCCAGAGCCCGGCCAAGGGTCCAAAGTCGAGGAGGAcagccaggccctgggagggcaggaggctgCCAACACCGACCCCCCAGACAACCTTCCCAACCAGAAACACCCAGGCCCACAGGCCGAGGAGGACAGCGAGAGCCTCTCCCAGGGCCTAGTGGACAGACAGAAGGGTCTGGGTGCAGAGCAAGGGCAGCAGGCAAAGCGagacgaggaggaggaagaggaggaggacgcAGAGGTTGGAGAGAAGGCTGTCCCTGGAGAAGAAAGCCCCACCGAGGCATTTAACCCCCACCCAAGCCTTGGCTACAAGGAGATCCGGAGGGGCGAGA CTGCTCCAGGTTGGTCCAAGGCTCTGGCTGTGGATGGAGCCAGGAAGACTGGGGCTGAGGAGGCTCAGCCCCCCGAGGGGAAGGGGGAGCGGGAGCAGTCccggcaggaggaggaggagccggcCGAGGCCCCTCGAGGCCTCTCCCGGGGCAGGAAGAACAGGGAGCTGGAgcaggaacaggaggaggagcagcTCTCCAAGGAGTGGGAGGAGGCCAAGCGATGGAGCAGGATGGACCGGCTGGCCAAGGAGCTGACAGCCAAGAAGCGGCTGGAGGGGGAGGACGAGGACGATGACCCTGACCGCTCCATGAAGCTCTCCTTCCGGGCCCGGGCCTATGACTTCAGGGGCCCTGGGCTCCAACTGCATCGAGGCTGGAGGCCGTCCTCCCGGGAGGACAGCGTGGAGGCGGGCCTGCCCCTCCAGGTGCGCAGCTACccggaggagaagaaggaggaggagggcagcgCCAACCGCAGACCAGAG GACCAGGAGCTGGAGAGCCTGTTGGCCATCGAGGCGGAGCTGGAGAAGGTGGCCCACCAGCTGCAGGCGCTGCAGCGGGGCTGA